Proteins encoded in a region of the Thermocaproicibacter melissae genome:
- the crcB gene encoding fluoride efflux transporter CrcB: MNFLLVGFGGILGGFCRFQLGKVVSRKSHSSFPLGTLLINISGAFLLGLLSSHPVNNRVYLLLGDGFLGAYTTFSTFMYEGFHLFEENKKLNAFVYVLGSLVIGVVGFVGGFALPL; encoded by the coding sequence TTGAACTTTCTTCTTGTCGGATTCGGCGGAATTCTTGGAGGGTTCTGCCGGTTTCAGCTTGGAAAAGTAGTTTCTCGAAAATCGCACTCGTCGTTTCCGTTGGGCACCCTTCTCATCAACATTTCCGGCGCGTTTCTGCTCGGGCTTCTCTCCAGCCATCCCGTGAACAACCGCGTTTACCTGCTGCTCGGAGATGGTTTTCTCGGAGCCTACACCACGTTTTCCACGTTCATGTACGAAGGCTTCCATCTTTTTGAGGAAAACAAAAAACTCAATGCGTTTGTCTATGTCCTCGGCTCGCTTGTCATCGGCGTAGTCGGATTTGTAGGAGGTTTCGCATTGCCTCTGTAA
- a CDS encoding DNA-methyltransferase, with protein sequence MKAGRNKTIDITVEDGRQYLDRCLRISQDVTVSDITDKTILGDSFEVLSHFPKQFVDLLIVDPPYNIDKDFHGNKFKKTTDEDYAAFTEKWIQAVLPTLKETASIYVCCDWKSSPVIGLTLKKYFHIQNRITWQREKGRGALNNWKNGMEDIWFATMSRSYVFNVEDVKMRRRVIAPYRVDGKPKDWEETEEGNFRNTYPSNFWDDISIPYWSMPENTAHPTQKPEKLLAKLILASSNPGDIVLDPFLGSGSTSVTAKKLKRHYVGIEQNEQYCVWAEKRLEMAETDSSIQGYADGVFWERNTSGLQKKKKK encoded by the coding sequence ATGAAAGCCGGACGCAACAAAACAATTGATATTACCGTGGAAGACGGCAGACAATATCTGGACAGATGCCTGAGAATTTCTCAGGACGTTACCGTCAGCGACATCACGGATAAAACAATCCTCGGGGATTCTTTCGAGGTGCTGTCTCATTTTCCGAAGCAGTTTGTGGACCTGCTGATTGTCGACCCGCCGTATAATATTGATAAGGATTTTCACGGAAACAAGTTCAAAAAGACAACCGACGAAGACTACGCGGCATTTACGGAAAAGTGGATTCAGGCGGTTCTCCCGACGCTCAAGGAGACTGCCTCCATTTACGTCTGCTGCGATTGGAAGTCCTCGCCGGTGATCGGATTGACCTTGAAAAAATACTTCCATATCCAGAACCGCATCACATGGCAGCGCGAAAAAGGCCGCGGCGCGCTGAACAACTGGAAAAACGGCATGGAAGACATCTGGTTCGCGACCATGTCGCGCTCCTATGTTTTCAACGTAGAAGATGTGAAGATGCGGCGCAGGGTAATCGCGCCGTACCGCGTAGACGGCAAGCCGAAGGATTGGGAAGAAACAGAAGAAGGCAATTTCCGAAATACATATCCGTCAAACTTCTGGGATGACATTTCCATTCCTTACTGGTCCATGCCGGAAAATACGGCACATCCGACGCAAAAGCCGGAGAAATTGCTGGCGAAGCTGATTTTAGCCAGCTCAAACCCCGGCGATATCGTGCTGGATCCGTTCCTCGGCTCCGGAAGCACGTCGGTGACGGCAAAAAAACTAAAGCGGCATTACGTCGGCATTGAGCAGAACGAACAATACTGTGTCTGGGCGGAAAAGCGGCTTGAAATGGCGGAAACAGACTCCTCGATTCAGGGCTATGCTGACGGTGTATTCTGGGAGAGAAACACAAGCGGACTTCAAAAGAAAAAGAAGAAATGA
- a CDS encoding DUF2935 domain-containing protein: protein MDYLSLSARCDELTSSEFVKQSLALHLFFGRIMKEHSFFLEVAFTPRDANYTRKADSFRKAFDSLLEKAITLSNGIVSEKVLQSGEVVTPYTLQAEKLSSFYTGVRIPTRLTQAEFGLCGDDRKAGSRIVEKVKDLNNEAIKLTNSLIEFKAKILSNVLSCRMFTLNYPLLIDHIMREAKLYVSLLQKLQCMEDMNLEKEAYKQESFWNRIMAEHSKFIRGLLDPTENELFNAANDFGKEFDQLTKDALQAMDKTMPADDVTNRSLDATKRIRDFNAAGTRGLLGCKVKSIIVPLLGDHVLRESNHYLRLLKMFKKAQ, encoded by the coding sequence ATGGATTACCTGAGTTTATCAGCGAGGTGTGATGAATTGACATCAAGCGAATTTGTTAAGCAGTCGCTTGCACTGCATTTGTTTTTTGGAAGAATCATGAAGGAGCACTCCTTTTTCCTGGAGGTCGCCTTTACGCCCAGAGACGCAAACTACACCAGAAAAGCGGATTCATTCCGCAAAGCATTTGATTCGTTGCTGGAGAAGGCAATTACCCTCTCCAACGGCATTGTGAGCGAGAAGGTGCTGCAATCCGGTGAGGTTGTGACCCCATATACCCTCCAGGCCGAGAAGCTGTCGTCTTTCTATACCGGTGTCCGCATTCCGACCAGACTGACACAAGCTGAGTTCGGATTGTGCGGCGACGACAGAAAAGCCGGTTCAAGGATTGTGGAAAAGGTGAAGGACCTGAATAATGAAGCAATCAAATTGACGAATTCCCTGATTGAGTTTAAGGCGAAAATCCTTTCGAATGTTTTGTCCTGCCGGATGTTTACCCTGAATTATCCGTTGTTAATCGACCATATTATGCGGGAAGCGAAGCTCTATGTCTCACTGCTGCAGAAATTGCAATGCATGGAAGATATGAATCTGGAGAAGGAAGCATATAAACAGGAATCCTTCTGGAACCGAATCATGGCAGAACACTCCAAGTTTATTCGCGGCCTTCTTGACCCGACCGAAAATGAACTCTTCAACGCGGCAAACGATTTCGGCAAAGAATTTGACCAGCTTACAAAAGATGCTCTGCAGGCGATGGACAAAACCATGCCAGCGGACGATGTCACAAATAGAAGTTTGGACGCGACAAAGAGAATTCGGGATTTCAACGCAGCAGGGACAAGAGGACTGCTTGGCTGCAAAGTGAAGTCGATTATTGTTCCGCTGCTGGGCGACCACGTTCTGCGTGAATCGAACCACTACCTGCGCCTTTTGAAGATGTTCAAAAAGGCTCAGTAA
- a CDS encoding DUF1361 domain-containing protein gives MIKVQHSRPHLIFFILYSLCNFVLWYLSDNGGLFIMLVWNAFLSFLPVLFSQFTVSSLSNHKRFWILWALLWIIFWPNTFYMATDIVHFTGDAFFQVVKGIPYVEQPQIIYSDNLLLWSKGVIIVLGILYGIMNGINSEMIFENILINKYGKGKNLLLRFICSILGGIAIYIGRFLRFNSWNIFNPIRIVTGFQLSGHEWRFVCGFVGIFAAFILCILSFAKAFYRQKYKIDTLS, from the coding sequence ATGATAAAAGTTCAGCATTCAAGGCCGCATTTAATTTTCTTTATACTGTATTCGCTATGCAATTTTGTACTATGGTATTTATCAGATAATGGCGGCCTTTTTATTATGTTAGTTTGGAATGCCTTTTTATCATTTTTACCTGTGCTTTTTTCACAATTTACTGTTTCTTCTTTAAGTAATCATAAGCGTTTTTGGATATTATGGGCATTACTTTGGATTATTTTCTGGCCCAATACGTTTTATATGGCAACAGATATTGTTCATTTTACAGGAGATGCTTTTTTTCAAGTAGTAAAAGGTATTCCCTATGTTGAACAGCCTCAGATCATATATTCAGATAATCTTCTATTATGGTCAAAAGGAGTCATAATTGTTTTAGGGATTTTATATGGAATTATGAATGGAATTAATTCAGAAATGATTTTTGAAAACATCCTCATAAATAAATATGGGAAAGGTAAAAATCTACTATTACGTTTTATATGCTCAATTTTGGGTGGAATAGCAATTTATATAGGACGATTTTTGCGATTCAACTCGTGGAATATTTTTAATCCGATCAGAATAGTGACCGGTTTCCAGCTTTCTGGGCATGAGTGGAGATTCGTCTGTGGCTTTGTAGGAATATTTGCTGCATTTATACTGTGCATATTGAGTTTTGCAAAAGCCTTTTACCGGCAAAAATACAAAATTGATACATTAAGTTGA
- the cas2 gene encoding CRISPR-associated endonuclease Cas2, with protein MLVLITYDVNTETEAGKKRLRKVAKICVNYGQRVQNSVFECVMDPALCCTVKHKLEQVINPEKDSLRFYYLGDHYRTKIEHFGAKPTFNVEDPLIV; from the coding sequence ATGTTGGTTCTGATTACGTATGATGTGAATACGGAGACGGAAGCTGGCAAGAAACGACTTAGAAAAGTAGCAAAAATCTGTGTCAACTATGGCCAGCGTGTACAGAATTCAGTTTTTGAGTGTGTTATGGATCCTGCTCTGTGTTGCACAGTTAAACATAAGCTTGAGCAGGTGATTAATCCTGAAAAGGACAGCCTACGTTTTTACTATCTTGGTGATCATTATAGAACAAAAATTGAGCATTTTGGAGCAAAACCAACTTTTAACGTAGAGGACCCATTAATTGTATGA
- the cas1c gene encoding type I-C CRISPR-associated endonuclease Cas1c, translating to MRILGNTLYVTTPDAYLSLDGENIVIQKGGNELRRIPLHNLDGIVAFGYTGASPALMGACAERGVALSFLTMHGRFLARVCGMKQGNVLLRKEQYRVSDSEEKSLAIAKGMITGKLFNSRWVIERAARDYALRLNTEKLKHVSSLIAESLKQISATKTLDELRGIEGEAATCYFSVLDDLILQQKEQFFFRTRNRRPPMDNVNALLSFVYTLLAHDTAAALETVGLDPYVGFLHRDRPGRMSLALDMMEEFRPIFADRFVLTLINTRQVSSDGFVQKENGAVLIADDTRKKILIAWQGRKQEFITHPMLNEKIEWGLVPYSQALLLARYLRGDLDAYPPFLWK from the coding sequence ATGAGAATTCTCGGAAACACACTATATGTGACAACTCCAGATGCGTACCTGTCATTGGACGGTGAAAATATAGTCATCCAAAAAGGCGGAAATGAACTGCGGAGAATTCCACTGCATAATCTCGACGGAATTGTAGCGTTCGGATACACAGGCGCCAGTCCGGCTTTGATGGGTGCCTGTGCCGAGCGCGGCGTAGCTCTGAGTTTTCTTACGATGCACGGACGGTTTCTTGCACGGGTCTGCGGCATGAAACAGGGAAATGTATTATTGCGGAAAGAACAGTACCGAGTCTCAGACAGTGAAGAAAAAAGTTTAGCCATTGCGAAGGGAATGATTACGGGAAAGTTGTTTAATTCTCGGTGGGTTATCGAGAGGGCAGCACGCGATTATGCCCTACGGTTGAACACAGAGAAGCTAAAGCATGTATCCAGCCTGATAGCTGAATCACTTAAACAGATTTCAGCTACGAAAACACTTGATGAGCTACGAGGCATCGAAGGAGAAGCCGCCACATGTTATTTCTCTGTTTTAGACGATTTGATCCTGCAACAAAAAGAACAATTTTTCTTTCGTACCCGGAACCGACGTCCACCTATGGATAATGTAAATGCTCTTTTGTCGTTTGTTTATACACTGCTAGCCCACGACACTGCTGCTGCGCTCGAGACCGTAGGACTTGATCCATATGTTGGGTTCCTTCACCGGGACCGTCCAGGGCGCATGTCTCTTGCGTTAGATATGATGGAAGAATTTCGCCCAATTTTTGCAGACCGATTTGTCCTGACTCTCATTAATACTCGTCAGGTCAGTAGCGATGGATTTGTTCAGAAAGAGAATGGAGCAGTATTGATTGCCGATGACACTCGGAAAAAGATATTAATTGCTTGGCAAGGGAGGAAGCAAGAATTTATTACACATCCTATGCTCAACGAAAAAATTGAATGGGGGCTTGTTCCTTATTCACAAGCACTTTTGCTGGCGAGATATCTGAGGGGAGACCTAGACGCTTACCCACCTTTTTTATGGAAGTAG
- the cas4 gene encoding CRISPR-associated protein Cas4 encodes MEYKEEDYLNLSGLQHFAFCRRQWALAYIEMQWDENLRTVEGHILHDNAHDPFFTEKRVDRIISRGMAVFSRKLGVSGVCDVVEFHASPKGIELAGREGKWLPVPVEYKRGRPKENDADNLQLCCQAMCLEEMLLCDRIEKAYIYYGETARRTAVVLGDPLRKRVTQLLTEMHELYKRKYTPRVKPSKSCNACSLKDLCLPRLYRVSSAAEYVQKRLGETL; translated from the coding sequence ATGGAATATAAGGAAGAGGATTATCTGAATCTCTCAGGCCTCCAGCATTTTGCTTTCTGCCGCCGTCAGTGGGCGTTGGCATACATCGAAATGCAATGGGATGAAAATCTTCGCACTGTGGAAGGACATATTCTTCACGACAACGCACATGATCCATTCTTTACGGAGAAACGTGTGGATCGAATTATTTCACGCGGGATGGCAGTTTTTTCGCGCAAGCTGGGAGTAAGCGGAGTTTGTGATGTTGTAGAATTCCATGCGTCGCCTAAAGGAATAGAACTTGCCGGACGGGAAGGCAAATGGCTTCCCGTCCCGGTTGAATACAAGCGGGGTCGGCCGAAAGAAAATGACGCCGACAACTTGCAACTTTGTTGCCAGGCAATGTGTCTGGAAGAAATGCTGCTGTGCGACCGTATCGAAAAAGCATACATCTATTATGGTGAAACAGCACGGCGAACTGCGGTCGTGTTGGGCGATCCCCTTCGAAAAAGAGTAACACAACTGCTGACGGAAATGCATGAACTTTACAAACGCAAATATACTCCGCGCGTAAAACCAAGTAAAAGTTGCAACGCCTGCTCGCTTAAAGATTTGTGCCTGCCAAGACTTTACCGGGTAAGTTCTGCGGCGGAATATGTTCAAAAGCGACTGGGGGAAACCCTATGA
- the cas7c gene encoding type I-C CRISPR-associated protein Cas7/Csd2 — MSILANKIDFAVVLSVKNANPNGDPLNGNRPRETYDGYGEISDVCIKRKIRNRLLDMGLPVFVQSDDKRTDSFKSLRERADSIEELKKEKDPEKFAQIACKTWIDVRSFGQVFAFRGEDVSVGVRGPVSIHPAFSVQPIDISSIKITKSVNSVTGDKKSPDTMGMKHTVPFGVYVFYGSINCQLAEKTGFAEEDAEYIHKALITLFENDCSSARPDGSMEVCRVYWWKHNCKSGQYSSAKVHRTLHVKPKEGKRIPSGGLPFRLDDYYDITVDSLDGLTPDVYNGI, encoded by the coding sequence ATGAGTATTCTTGCGAACAAAATTGATTTTGCGGTGGTTCTTTCCGTAAAAAACGCAAACCCCAACGGTGACCCTCTGAACGGAAACCGTCCTCGCGAAACCTATGACGGCTACGGAGAAATTTCAGATGTCTGCATCAAGCGGAAAATCCGTAACCGCCTGCTCGACATGGGCCTGCCAGTCTTTGTCCAGTCCGATGATAAGCGCACGGATTCTTTTAAAAGCCTGCGGGAGCGCGCCGACTCGATTGAGGAATTAAAAAAGGAAAAAGACCCGGAAAAGTTTGCACAGATTGCGTGCAAAACATGGATTGACGTGAGAAGCTTCGGCCAGGTGTTCGCCTTCAGAGGGGAGGACGTTTCGGTTGGAGTACGGGGGCCGGTTTCGATTCATCCCGCGTTCAGCGTTCAGCCGATCGATATTTCGAGCATCAAGATTACGAAGAGTGTCAACAGCGTAACAGGAGATAAAAAATCCCCTGACACCATGGGCATGAAGCACACCGTTCCGTTTGGCGTTTATGTGTTTTACGGCAGCATTAACTGCCAGCTCGCGGAAAAGACCGGCTTCGCCGAAGAAGATGCGGAATACATCCATAAGGCATTAATTACGCTGTTTGAAAATGACTGCTCTTCCGCAAGACCCGATGGAAGCATGGAAGTCTGCCGGGTTTATTGGTGGAAACATAACTGCAAATCCGGTCAGTATTCATCAGCTAAGGTTCACCGCACCCTACATGTTAAGCCGAAAGAAGGCAAGCGAATCCCCAGCGGAGGCCTTCCGTTTAGGCTGGATGATTACTATGATATCACCGTAGATTCTCTGGACGGGTTGACGCCCGATGTTTACAATGGAATATAA
- the cas8c gene encoding type I-C CRISPR-associated protein Cas8c/Csd1 has protein sequence MGWMQKLYDTYENCKSLVGVVEDENQTPLMPIYHMTQQAQIEATIDTEGCFRTARVLEDKRERTTLIPCTEKSAARTSKPVAHPLFDNLTYLSGDYIQYRKLKEERYPEYIAQLSEWCSSPYAHPKVKAVLKYLKKGCLMHDLIAAGVLYVDESGNMPEKWKGGDDTPPIFKAVAGDQANAFVRFQVVPADGSEDLHSRIWEDPSVWQSYIDYQNSLSTETDFCYILGKKMPVSELSPKYIRRPGDGAKLISANDTSGFTYRGRFETPSQAYSIGRETNEKAHNALKWLIQRQAYFNGDQVILSWRTDGAKTPDLCENSLDVLFDLEPDNPVITTGEDFAQRFRNAIAGYGGKLKGGEEACILGLDSATPGRLSVFYYREMPEKDLVDRIRFWHETCRWRFEEFPKKAFGKNAKPIPFIGAPSPETIAEAAYGRQINDKLKKSTVQRLLPCIVDRAALPQDIMLNAARRASNPAGLDKNDNGKTLAVACALIRKYHNDRENLGILKTDEYKERWKMALDTEETDRNYLFGRALAYAQQLESYALNLQGEKRSTNAERMQMAFSQHPARMWKTLYESLSPYLQRLGKRGARYREELNEVISKIAKEDFTNEPLNELYLLGYACQMQKFHEEYEANREKTMMNSEGEEKQ, from the coding sequence ATGGGATGGATGCAAAAACTGTATGATACCTACGAAAACTGCAAGAGCCTCGTCGGTGTTGTGGAGGATGAAAATCAAACGCCTCTGATGCCGATTTACCACATGACGCAGCAGGCTCAGATTGAAGCGACGATCGACACGGAAGGCTGCTTTCGCACGGCTCGAGTTTTGGAGGACAAGCGGGAGCGCACGACGCTGATTCCCTGCACGGAAAAATCGGCGGCACGGACAAGCAAGCCTGTTGCGCACCCTTTGTTCGACAATCTGACTTATCTTTCCGGTGACTATATACAATACCGAAAATTGAAGGAAGAGCGTTACCCGGAATATATTGCTCAGCTTTCCGAATGGTGCAGTTCACCTTATGCCCACCCGAAGGTGAAAGCTGTGCTGAAATACCTGAAAAAAGGCTGCCTGATGCATGACCTCATCGCCGCCGGCGTTCTGTATGTCGATGAATCGGGCAATATGCCGGAAAAATGGAAGGGCGGCGATGATACACCGCCGATTTTCAAAGCGGTTGCGGGCGACCAAGCTAATGCATTTGTTCGGTTTCAGGTGGTTCCGGCAGATGGTTCGGAAGATCTTCACAGCCGCATTTGGGAGGACCCATCGGTCTGGCAGAGTTACATCGATTACCAAAACAGCTTGTCCACGGAAACGGACTTCTGCTATATACTCGGCAAAAAAATGCCGGTTTCCGAGCTTAGCCCCAAGTATATCCGGCGTCCCGGCGACGGGGCAAAGCTGATTTCCGCAAACGATACATCCGGATTCACCTACCGGGGCAGATTTGAAACGCCGTCGCAGGCCTACTCCATCGGAAGGGAAACAAACGAGAAGGCACACAATGCGCTGAAATGGCTTATCCAGCGGCAGGCGTATTTTAACGGGGATCAAGTGATTCTTTCATGGCGGACAGACGGCGCAAAGACGCCGGACCTCTGCGAAAATTCGCTGGATGTTTTGTTCGACCTTGAACCGGATAATCCCGTTATTACGACAGGCGAAGATTTTGCCCAAAGATTCCGCAACGCCATCGCGGGGTACGGCGGTAAGCTGAAAGGCGGCGAAGAAGCCTGCATCCTCGGACTGGATTCTGCTACGCCCGGACGGCTTTCGGTGTTTTACTACCGCGAAATGCCGGAGAAGGACCTTGTGGACCGAATCCGGTTCTGGCATGAAACTTGCCGGTGGCGCTTTGAAGAATTCCCGAAAAAGGCATTTGGAAAAAATGCAAAACCGATTCCGTTTATCGGCGCACCGTCGCCGGAGACCATAGCAGAAGCGGCTTACGGAAGACAAATAAACGACAAGCTGAAAAAAAGTACCGTGCAGCGTCTTTTGCCGTGCATTGTCGATCGGGCGGCCTTGCCGCAGGACATCATGCTTAACGCAGCAAGGCGCGCATCGAATCCGGCGGGGCTTGACAAAAATGACAATGGAAAAACGCTTGCCGTTGCATGCGCGCTGATTCGGAAATATCACAACGACAGGGAAAATTTAGGAATATTGAAAACAGATGAGTACAAGGAGAGATGGAAAATGGCGTTAGATACCGAAGAAACCGACCGGAATTATCTTTTTGGGCGGGCGCTTGCCTATGCGCAGCAGCTGGAAAGCTATGCGCTCAACTTGCAGGGCGAAAAGCGAAGCACCAATGCGGAACGGATGCAAATGGCTTTCAGCCAGCACCCCGCAAGGATGTGGAAAACATTATATGAGTCGCTTTCACCGTATCTGCAGAGGCTTGGCAAAAGAGGGGCTCGTTATCGCGAGGAATTGAATGAGGTCATTTCAAAAATCGCCAAAGAGGATTTCACCAATGAACCGCTGAATGAGCTCTATCTTTTGGGCTATGCCTGCCAGATGCAGAAATTCCATGAAGAGTATGAAGCCAACCGAGAAAAAACCATGATGAATAGCGAAGGAGAGGAAAAACAATGA
- the cas5c gene encoding type I-C CRISPR-associated protein Cas5c has product MKYSNSVSFLVYGRMALFSDPITRAGGEKCSYQVPTYQALKGVTESIYWKPTLMWYIDAVRVLKPITSRSEGIRPINYGGGNTLSIYTYLTDVAYQVKAHFEWNENRPDLANDRNENKHYFIAKRMIECGGRRDVFLGTRECQAYVEPCEFGSGKGAFDDLPELSFGLMFHGFTYPDENGKNLLQARFWYPKMRNGVIEFCRPEECPVIRTVKKQKPKQFSEGKNLTCCDFLAEEAGYNGMDAKTV; this is encoded by the coding sequence GTGAAATACAGCAACAGCGTAAGTTTTCTTGTCTATGGGAGAATGGCGCTTTTCAGCGATCCCATCACGCGGGCAGGCGGTGAAAAGTGCAGCTATCAGGTGCCGACTTATCAGGCACTCAAGGGGGTGACGGAATCCATCTATTGGAAGCCTACATTGATGTGGTACATCGATGCGGTACGTGTCTTAAAGCCCATCACAAGCCGCTCCGAAGGCATCCGGCCAATCAATTACGGGGGAGGCAATACGCTTTCCATCTATACCTATCTGACCGATGTCGCCTACCAAGTGAAGGCACATTTCGAATGGAATGAAAACCGGCCGGACCTCGCGAATGACCGCAACGAGAACAAGCACTATTTTATTGCCAAGCGCATGATTGAATGCGGCGGCAGACGCGACGTTTTTCTCGGAACGCGAGAATGCCAGGCATACGTAGAGCCGTGTGAATTCGGAAGCGGAAAGGGTGCATTCGACGACCTGCCGGAGCTTTCTTTCGGTTTGATGTTCCACGGGTTCACTTATCCGGACGAAAACGGCAAGAATCTTTTGCAGGCTCGGTTCTGGTACCCGAAAATGCGAAACGGCGTCATTGAGTTTTGCCGGCCGGAGGAGTGTCCGGTTATCCGCACGGTGAAAAAGCAGAAACCGAAACAATTTTCTGAGGGTAAAAATCTGACCTGTTGTGATTTTCTAGCAGAGGAGGCCGGATACAATGGGATGGATGCAAAAACTGTATGA